One window of Triticum dicoccoides isolate Atlit2015 ecotype Zavitan chromosome 5A, WEW_v2.0, whole genome shotgun sequence genomic DNA carries:
- the LOC119298270 gene encoding uncharacterized protein LOC119298270, with protein MGCGKKRAALASLFGFKNKRQEEEEATAATRQQQHAAAPPQQRYHHHRVRPSDDDDYARHWYAERDIDWKASEFIDKVHRRMLANEQDG; from the coding sequence ATGGGGTgtgggaagaagagggcggcgCTTGCGTCCCTGTTCGGGTTCAAGAACAAGagacaggaggaggaagaggccacGGCGGCGACGCGGCAACAGCAGCATGCGGCGGCACCACCGCAGCAGAGGTACCATCATCACAGGGTGCGGCCGAGCGACGACGACGACTACGCCCGGCACTGGTACGCCGAGCGCGACATCGACTGGAAGGCCTCCGAGTTCATCGACAAGGTCCACCGCCGGATGCTCGCCAACGAGCAAGACGGATAG